The following is a genomic window from Cryptococcus decagattii chromosome 2, complete sequence.
CACCCACTCGCGGGAGCTATCGTGCTGAGAAGAGTGTCTGATAGTGCCCTTGAATATATCGTTGCCGGGAATTTTGGGTACATGGGGAATGCCAATGAGAGATGTGGCCATAACCTTTGGAAAAGTTTAGTGAGTTCCAGTTATTAAAATCGCAATTTAAGCTTACCAGCTGCTTCGGGTGGAAAACCCTCTTGCCTTGACCACCACGGTTAACTTCAACAGTCCAGTTACCACTGGCATCTTGCTGTGCACCGGTAACAGAGGAACCGGTCCAGATGTTCAGTTCCATAGCGCTGGCGTACCATTCAAACCAGTCTCCCAATTTTTCAGCTGGACAGTAAGTGGGCCAGTGTTGTTCGGGGTACGGCATATACGCGAAATGATCTGTACTTCCATCAGTTTCAACATAAGAacaatgatgatggtaCGTACCGGCCCAatgagggagatgaagggaaagagcCTCGTAACGGCCTCTCCAGTTATCGCCGATACGCTTGTTACGCTCAACGATCAGAGCATTGACTCCGAGGGCTTTCAAACGGGCACCCAACATAAGACCACTGTGATGGTAAGTCAGCTCTGGCGCTGTGGGGGTATGGCCAATGGTAAATCCTTACTTTTGACCACCACCTACAATAAGCACCTCGGGCTCAATACCCTCCAGTTTAGTGTCAATGTCCCTTTGCTGGTTCCATGAGTGTGGTCCAGTCATGtgtccatctctctccgGCAACTCTGGGAAGCCGTGAAGGGATTCGATGGCAGAGTTGAAGGTCCAGATCTTGTAACCACCCTTGGTGAGAATGATATTGCAAAGCGCGGTGGCCCCAACTTTGTTTGTTTGGAAGCCGATGTGAGCTTGAACAAAGGAGAGATCCTCGTAAGGTCGCTCCACGGTAGGAGGGGGGTCGATCACCGTGACTTTGGAGATAGGATTCTCGGGCAGAAGGTCAGTGGCTGCTTTGAGAATAGAGGGGCGCCAGTTGAAAGTGCGGTAGTCCCAAGTGAGGGCGACCCTGTCACGCCACACACCTATTGCAATGATTAGCCCGAAAAAATTCAAGAATCGGTGAACTTACCGTGCTCCAAAAAGAGCTCTGAAAAAGTCTTGGGGTCACCCTTACTGGTAGCTTGTGATAGCAAGGAAGCTATCTCGTCGGCCACGTCCTTAGGATTGACGCCCTGAGGGATTTCGATTCCCTCCTTTCcatgaagaggaagctcGTGGTTGTACTTAAACTTGTACATGTAATCGTGGGGGACGGCATCTGGATGTTTGGGAAGGGCCTTCTTGGGGGGCCCCGCGCTAGTTTTGCCCGTCTTCAAGGGGGAAGAAGCTACTTGCGCATCCTCGAAGGGGTTCTGGATCGCGACGGGTGCCATAATGTAGAGTGCGTGGGTTTGAAGCTAAAAATAAAGATACAAGTGCGGAGAGGAATATGACAGGATCGTGGACGAGAAGACAATTAAGGCCTTTCGGATGGCATTTTTTATACGGTTGAGGACTTTGTGGCTTCGGAAAGTTGTCCGATTAATGAAGCATGTGTCCTGCTTAGACGAAAGTACTCCTGCAAATCCGACGCATGGTAACACAGCCAGCATAAAGTGATCGGCAAGATGAGGTATCTCACGCAATTGTGAAGTAATAGTGGAAGCGCCAATTCCGTCGGTTGTCGCTGCGGCTTTCTTGCGCGGTATCTGATAGAACGCCGAATCGGAGATAATAACATTGAAGTTTGGCGACTATATACACGGATACTGATCGCGTTTACTAATATGAATGGATcagggaaaagaaggccGAGAGCGGAATAAGCGAAGAGATGACGCGCTCTTTCAGGTTCCAGAGCCGCAATATGCCGGTTGTATCCTCATCTTTGATACGTGAAGCACCAGATGCAATATCCACGCAGTCTCTAATCTCCATTGTCCTGTCTCTCATGCTTAGGACCCGCTATCAGCCGCCGGTGCCAGCGCTAGCCACTGCCGCCTAATTTAATCCGTATGCTTTGATGCCGCTATCTGCCGCCTTGGAGACTCCATCCGGGGCCGTTCTTCGACCCTGGACTATTTTATGCAGTTACACCTGGTGCCTGATAACAATCCCTGTTGAGTGTCTAATATCCATTTCTAACCACGCCGTGATCGTTGGCGGCCTGTCTTCCTTGCAATTTACTTGCTGTTTATAGTATTGTAGGCACCAATAACAACCGCAGGCACAGTGGACTACATGGCGCCTCCATGTTTGTTCCTTTCCACTTTCATTTCCTTACTATGCCGTGGCGGGCCATAATTACGTCGAAATGTTGGCCTACCCTACCTATTTCGCCAATATGATATATTTCCTATAAAGGTACACACCATTCCAGCAAGtccccctcttctttaAGACTCTTTCTTCTACAATACTGTTGCTGATCAATAACGTTTCCCGCAACCTTCCATTTCCCACAATATACATCAACTGTCACATAGCATACAGTAGTCAGATGTTCTTCAGGAATTACAAAGGCGGCACTGAGCATAAGAAGCCTGAACATGCTCATGCCCCCGACCGGGACTGCATCCCTAGTCTCGATGACCTTGGTATTCAGTTACATCCAGATACTGTGAACTATGTAACAGATAGTCAAGCCTTGGCAGACGCCATTGGAGGCAATGGTAAGCAAACGTCTATTACGTACCCTGCGATCATTGCTAACAACAACTCGCAAGGCCTTCGAGATATGTTTAGTAATGGACTGGTAGTAGCTGCTGCTTTCTCTACCTGTATGGGTGGTCTCCTCTTCGGTTTTGACCAAGGTATCCTTTCTATCGTCCTCACCATGCCTCAGTTCCTCGGGCAGTTTCCGGACATCGATGTTaatgcttcttcttcggccGCCTTTAACAAAGGGTAAGTCTTTGGGAGAGTTAGTATTACCCCCAAAAGATAACCCAACTCTGATGACTGATCAATACTACAGCATCATGACTGCCCTTTTGGAGTTAGGTGCTTTCATTGGCGCTCTCCAAGCCGGGTTTGTTGCTGATAAATTCTCTCGAAAAAGAGCAATTGGTTGGTCCCTGTCAAGACTTCCTATTAGGTAACCAGGTCATTGACATATCCGTGTAGCTCTTGGTTCACTATGGTTTATCATCGGAGCTATAATCCAGACCAGctcattctcctttgccCAGCTTGTTGTTGGGCGTTTCATTGGAGGCTTGGGCGTCGGACTCCTTTCTGCAGTGGCCCCAATGTATATCAGCGAAGTGGCACCTCCGAACATTCGAGGAGCCTTACTAGCCATGGAAGGTGCTACTATTGTCATCGGTATCGTGGTGATGTTCTATATTGTAAGTTTAGTCATTTTCCACGCGCCTATAACTTACAACTATTTTGTGTAGACGTATGGTTCTCGATTCATTGAAAATGACTGGAGTTTCCGTCTCCCCTTCCTGATGCAAATGGCCCCTTGTATCCTCCTTGGCCTCGGTCTTTGGAAGTTGCCATACTCTCCCAGATGGCTTGCAGGTGCAGGCCGAGATGCCGATTGTCTCAGCGCTCTGATGCGTCTTCGACGCTTACCTTCCACAGACCCTCGTCTGCAAGCAGAATGGATCAGCATCCGTGCAGAGGCCATCCAGAACCGGGAAGTGATAATCAAGGATCACCCCTCTCTTCAAGGAGACGACTTCATGTCGGAACTTAAACTTGAGGTTGCTTCATGGATGGACATGTTCCGACCAAAGTTGATCAAGCGTACAATTATTGGCCCCATATTGATGTTGTTTCAGCAATTTCAAGGAGTCAATGCTGTGAGCAACATGCTGTTTGTACCCATCATGCCGGGATGATTGACAATATTTTAGCTTATCTACTACTCGCCTACCCTCTTTGAGCAGCTCGGACTCGATTATGAAATGCAACTTGACATGAGCGGAGTGCTCAATATTTCACAGATGGTTGCCACCATTGTcgctttcttccttcttgatCGAGTCGGTCGAAAGCCTCCCCTCATATTCGGTTCCATCTGCAACACCATATGTCATGTAATTGTGGCGGCTATTATGGCTAAGTACAGTCATGACTGGGTCAAATATCATAACGAAGCCTGGGTCGCCGTGGCTTTTATTCTGATTTTCATGTTTACCTTTGGTGTGGGATGGTCTCCTGTACCTTGGGCGATGCGTGAGTACAGACCTTCTTTCAAAGTGCGCCGGTTTGTGCTTATGCCTTGTCATAGCTGCCGAAGTCCATTCCTCATCTCGCCGAGCCAAAGGTGTTGCCATCACCACTTGCGCATGCTGGCTCTGTAACTTTGTCATTGGACTTATTACTCCTCCTATGCTTCAAAACATCAAATACGGCAcattcctcttctttgggGCATTTGCTTTCCTTTCAGGCATCTGGGTATGGTTCTTCTGCCCTGAACCTATGTGAGTTATTGTGTTTCAAGTGGTTTTCTTTCTTTGACGCTAACTAACGACGCTCTTCAGGGGCAAAACCCTTGAGCAAATGGATGAGGTATTCCGCTCTAACACAGCTCATGAAGATAAAATCATTAAAGCCGAAATCCAGGTGGCCATTATGGGTGGCGCATCTATTGAAAGCACCAATTCTGTGATCAGGTCCAGGGAAAAACTTACAGACAAAGACATTCAACAGGAATGGGTGGAGACAGTTTAACATGGCAGATcacaaaaaaaaaggattAAGGCTCTGAattgaaggtgaagaaaggCAGTAAAACCGTGATGTAGCAAAGTTAGTTTAAGACACGATATTTCGTTGGtacttttttttttgttctAGCGGATGTGTTGAATTGTATAAAGAATATGTACATCCGCATGTTTACACTGACCATTTTCAAAGCAAAGATACCAGAAGCCCGTCTAACTAGCTGTATCAGGGACCTCTGCTTGCTTATCCGCTCCACTTATagctctcttcctctccagACTGCGCCGATCAAGCTCAGACGCTCCCCCAACGAGATGTGCGACAGGAACACCAGATGACATGGCCATAGCGACGGCCCCCACGTCGGAAGAATGCTTGGGAAGACCGGGCTTCTCTGGTTTAATAGTAGTGGGCGGCTTCAAATGGGTCGGAGTGGCACTTGGGGAATGCTTCCCGTGGTGAATGAGAGCACTGATGAATTAATATTAGTACACCGATTTAGGGACTCGCTAAATCTCAAGATTTTACACTTACAGCTCCTCCAGCAAAGTAGCGTGTCGATAGGCCAACCTGATCGTGGGGACATTGGTCTTATGAATATCATTGCCAGCAGCACCAGGCAAATACCACCTTTGACCTAACCAGTGCTTCTTGACTTGCATTTCCCAGCCAGATTGAAGTACAGAGTTGCGCGCCAGCTCACACATGTCGGCAGGGGTAAGCTTATAAATTTGCGCAGCGCACGAATACTCTTCAAGCAAATGGGAGGCAGTGAAGTGGAACTGAAGGGGATCATCTGCAGCAAAAAATTAATGAAGGGTTCTCAATACGCGGGgaagtggagaaggagaactTGCCTGTTGATAATGACACATTCAACCCAGTTCTGAAAAAGTCTTTGAATGGATTCCTCTCGTACGTCAAGAACAAGGCATTATTACTCAACGGAGACATAGCCAGTCCAATTTGCTTGAGGTAGAATAGGTACTGCAACGCAGGGACCTTACGAAGAAGAATACCGTGAGAAATGGAATGGGCAGTGAGGAACGCTGATGAAAGATGGTCGGGATCACCAGCTTCACCACAATGAGGCCGGAGGACAAAAGTATCTATGGCATGTCAACGTCTGTTAATGGGCAGAAAGCAGATTAACTCACTGAAACCGCGAGAACGACGCCAAGCATTGAGGCTCGCCATGTTAGCGTACATGTAGTAGATCCTGCATTGAGGCTTCAGACAAGTCATCCTCACAAGTGCTCAAGACAGGGACTCACCAGTAACTGTAAGGCGGACTTTGTTTAGTGTTCCACATTTTGGCGGTCGGGAACTTGCGATAAAGTCGCCTCTCGGGTTTGGATTCATCGTCGACAGAGTCAAACCCAACAACTCGCTGAAGGAAAATATGAAGCTCaggatgggaagaggggtCTTGAGTTACTTCAAACAAGGGTTGGAAAACGTCTATGCTAACAATTTCAGTATCCAGGCAAGGAGGGCTCCACTTGAGAATGAAAGAATTACGTACTGCGGACAACATCCTCGAAACTGTCGACCAACCCCTGTCCCTTGTAAACTTCATACAGTCTCGGAACTTGAATCAACCATCTAACGTTATGCGAGATGAGCTTATTGTTGATGACCCATTTTGCAAGATTATCCCATTCATTCATGTTACTAAAAAAATTGGTAAGTTGAAGGCGACATGACGATTATGAAGAATGAGACGGCATGTACATACCGACCATAGATGGAGAGACGCCACTCAGAGTGCTGGTATTTACTCTGTTCCAGGTCTGTGATTAATTCTACGTCCATCACTGGTCAGATTATGACTGTTTAATGATGGCGAAGATCCCTTACCTTGTGTGAGCTCAGCCAAATACTTCCCCTTCAACAAGTTGTCAGTCTTGAGGAAGATTTCACGAAGACGGGAGGATCCGGTTGGATTGTACCGGTCGTTGAACCTGTCGAATCGGTGAAATTCCTGTAGGAGCAATGTTAGCCGACCAACAGAGTTAAGGGCCATTTAACTAATAGGCAGGACGAGTGTACTAACTTGGTGGGCGTGCATGTCAAGCATATCAATGGAAAGATCATATGCTGTGAGATTAAGCGACTCAAAGACCTGCTTAAGCGTGAGATCCTTGTCATCTCTATGAATAACGATTTCCTATGTTTCCATGAGCACGCCAGATTAATTCATACGGGCGATGGACTTACATCAGGTGACTTTTTGAGCTTGGACTTGATGAACCGCAAAAGATGCTTCTGGTTCATGCTTGCAGAGTGGTGAATGTGAGTGTCAACTTTTCGAACATTGTAAAAGTCTCTGTCGGTTGAGCGGTTAATACTTTTTCGGAAGCCCCCACGACCAAAAACGCTTCGCAGTGCTCACCGATGGGGTACAGCCTTCATATCCGCCAATTCTTGATACTCGTTCAACAAACAATAAAGACTCCACTTGCTTTGGAGGTACTTGAGCCTCCTGAAAGCAAAGCTCTTGGCAGGACCATCAGAACATACACCAAGAAGGAAGTCGAGGTCGGTGAAGTACTCCTTCAGCCTGGGAACGCGCGAAAGAGGTTGTTTGTCGTCTGAGTCTGAGATTTGTCCATTTGCTTGATACACGGGGGATTGCCCATCGCAGGCCGCGGGAGCCTTGACATTGTCGACGTAAACGGTGAACACGCCTTCATCATTGACCTCGAATGtctttccttcatccttgCCCGGAATTTCACAATCCTCCACATTAAAGACTTCCGCATCCTTGTGGTATACAGCTGATCGCTTATTATTGTCTTCTAGCGCAGGCTCAGGATGAACGCCATCCTGGGCGGCCTTCCAATGCCAAcggggagggggagggggaggatAAATATTCCAGGTAGGGATATTATCTTTGGCCTCGCCTGGGATCTCAGCCATTTCGGGATCGTATTCGGGTTTGAGGCCCATCACATCACCTGCGGACGGAGGATTGAACCCGTGAAACGTTCCATCGTGGTCTCGTGGGTTGTCGCCCAATCGTTGATTGGAAAGTTCGAGGTACTTGTCACGAAGCTCGAGACAGCGAGAAAATGATGCGCTGGATCTAACGTGTCAGCTTGAAGCTTGAAATACGGATTTGTGTGACGGCGAGACTTACTAGAGCGAATCCAGTTCATTTCCAATTCCTTGTTCTGAAAATGCAAGAATTTGAAGCTTTATCAGCACATGTTCTATTTCATTCCTAGCTAAACCTGCTTCGGGACTGCCAATATTGTGCGGCGATTCAATCACAGAGGACGATACTACGGGGGATGGGGTGTTTGGAGAAGCGGGACGAGCAAAAGGGGAATGAATCCCCGATATGAAAAATTGTGGATCAAGCATCTTCTCGAACGAAAAAGACAAATTATAATCTTCGAAAATGCGATACTTGTTGAGAATTGTAAACCAGACAGCAGCCTTTTGTACACATCCCTTTTTTGGGGGGTCACAGCTCGAGAAGAAAGATTTCTCGAGCTCCGCCACTAATCCCCCCAAAGAACGTGTTTGCCTTCTTTAGTGTATCCTCTCCACATCTCTGCCAATAGAAAGTCCGCTGTCGCAGTCGTTGCCTAGTAAAATGGGCATGAAATGCGACAGAAGATGGGCTGGATTTTAACATCCGTTTTGGCCAGTGGGAGGCGGAGATCCAAATGTCAAAGGATGTTTCCTACATACGAGCAGAAGCCGCTGGGACAAATCGACGGATCATTGTCTCATCCACAATAACCATGGGCAGAAGAACGAGTAAAGAAATAAAGCGCATCACAAAGAGGCGTTAACTCACGAACTACATCGGGATGCTGAGGCTGCGCCTGTGTCTgtcctccctcttcacctGTAAAAGCCTTCATGGCTAACTCCTTCTCCTgattctcctcttccagaTCTAGCCTTTCTTGAGCGTCCTTTTCCTGCCTGTGGAGGAGAACCGGTCCAGGATCAAGATCTCCGTACTCTGGACCTGAAGGTGAAAGCATGGTAGATTCTTTGTCGAGGCGGAGAGTTGCTTGACGCAGTGCGATGCCAAGATCGTTGACATCAGGGACTGCATCTTGCTCACGCATCGTCATACCTTCCCCACCTTTCTCCACATTGGACATATTTGCACGCAGCACTGAAGGATTGAATGACGCTTTAGGACTGAGCTGTCGCCCAGGGCCGGTTGGACTGCTCGTATCGAAATAATCCCCAGGAGCCATCCTGCTTTTGAAACTGGTGCCGGCGTCTGTGCGGACGGAAGAACCAGCCTCTGAGGCGCTTGGAGGCGGGAGACGAGGCAGATGATGGGACAACCAGATCTCATCCTTCAAGTGGGTCCTGCGCTCCTCGTGATAGTCGAAAGCGGGAGAGGAGTGAGCATGGGGCGGACCATTGAGGTCATGCTCATAGGTGGGGGTGGGGATTGGGAGTGgggatggaaaaggagagggtGAATGGCTCGTGTATGGGTCGTCTGGAGAATGGGACATGGTGGGCTGCGGGTGTAGGAGATGCAGATTTTGGCAGTTGGTGCGTGATAATTATATGTGCAATGCCTCTCCATTCTCTAACAAGCGAGGGGGCGGACCTCCACCCGTGCCTGGGAGCGGTGGGTGCCGCAACCGATAGGCCCGCTGTCCCGAGGGCGGGCCTTTGGATATTACGTCAGCGGTAGGATGGGGAGTGGCGGTATTGCGGGCACTGGGATTGATCGGGAAAGCTCTCACTGCCAACCCACCGCCGTCACCAACATGGATTCGGACACCTCCCCCAACCCCTTTGCCTCCTCCCCCGCCTCCAGCCCGTCCCCTCTCCCGTCCCTCCCTCCCCCTGTCCCTCGCAAGCCTTCCTCGCTCATCTCCGCCGCGTCGGGCTCACCCCCTCCCACCCACAGGGCCAGCTTCCCGGACCCCTCGAGGCATCCGAAGATGGGCGCCACAGTCCCAGGCCCAAAGCCCAAGACCGACTTCTGCTGTTCCATAGACAAAGACATCTCCACCGGCGAACAGGTTCATATTGTCGACGCCCTGAAGACCACAGAGGGTGGCACAGCCAGCTATATCACCTATGTTATCCGTTTAGGAGTGAGTCAATGCTTTTGCCCCGTTTGGATCCTTCTCACACTCCTCAGACTCATACAGTCCGACGCCGGTACTCGGCTTTTCTCTCGCTCCATCAAGCGCTCACTGGCCTTTATCCCGTACTAATCATACCTCCGATCCCCTCCAAACAATCACTTACAGACTATGCTGTCAAGGGGCAAAGCAAAGCGAGAGAAGACGCGACAATCATTGCTCGTAGGAAGAGGCTGCTCGAAGATTTCTTGAAAAGGCTGATCAGGCATCCTATTCTGGGAGGTGAACATGTGCTGCATCGTTTCTTGGAGGAAGACGTCAGCTGGGTAAGTTCTATACTTTGCAGTTCCATATTGTACCTGTGCAGCTTACGCTTGCACCAGTCCGAAGTCCTCCATTCTCCACCAATCTCACTGCTCTCAAAGAACCCTTTACACGCCCCATCACACAACCCAACATTCCAGCCGACTTCCCCGACATCTCCCTCTGAAGCGCCTGCGACAACGTCTTACATTGcccaccatcttcttccgaccccatccccttctcatcctttGCGCCAACCCGACCAGCGTTTCATGGATTCCGAAGCGTTTACCGAGAAATTCCAGTCTCATTTCTCTGGAACGATGGAGAAGGTCAACAGGCGAGTGACTAAACGCTGGGGAGAAAGAGCACATGACATGTCGGAGCTTGGTGGTATCTGGAACGGTTTCAGCTTGCTGGAGCAAGGAAAACTTGGCGAGGCAATTGAAAAAGTTGGACGAGCTGTTGATGCCGACTATCTGGCTACTGCCGCCTTGGTGCGTTATTAGTGTCCACTGCCGTCTACAGTGTTTTTTCTGACTGCGCAATATCTAGTTACAATCATGGGAGAAGACAACAACTGAACCGCTTCACATTTACTCTCAATTTGCCACGTTGATCCGAGCTCGTCTGTCCTTTAGGCACCAGAAACACGTCCAGTATGAGCTTGTCCAAGAGGCTCTTGAGACTCAGCGGGATAAACTGGAGATCCTTGAAAATGCTGAGCGTGAGGCAAAGAGGTTGGAAGAAGCTCTGGAACGAGGTGGTAATGTCCTCACTGGTCCTCAGGTAGAGCCCGTACCTGCTCGAGATGAACAAGAACGAGCTCAGAGGAGGGCAAGAGCAACTCAAGGATTTGGGCTTTTATCTGCCGTCAAGCATAGTCTAAGTGGGATGATTGATATGGATCCTGAGGCGACGAGAAGGGCCAATATTGCCAAGACCAGGGACAATATTTCACAAGTAATTCTgttttttctcttctctcattTTTGTGCACACGCTTATGGTTACTGTCACACCCAGTTGGAAGACTCTTATCAAGCAGCAGCGCAAGACCTCAAATACGCTTCCATGACACTGCAAGCCGACCTTGACAGGTTCCAGAGGCAGAAAGTCGCGGATCTCCGAGAAATGGCCATCAATCTGTCTCAAGTACATAAGGACTGGTGCAAACAGGTTAGTCATCCTTTGTCATAGGTGTTGGACCACTAGTATTTATCTTGAAAAATAGAATCTTGAGGCTTGGAAAGCCGCCCAGGCTGCAGTTCGAGAGATTGATCTTCATCCTAATCGGCCTCCTCAAACGCAGCCGCAGTCAGAGCAGTCGCACGCGGGACCGTCGTCGACGGcgcttcatcctcatcaattggaggaggatgtcTCCAAATTCGACGACGTAGACACAATGAAGAATGAGAcggagaagatggagattgCCGATAAACCTTTACCGAAGCAGCCCCCTTTGACCGTAACCGCAGGGGATGGGGCagtctcttctcctccacaGCCGGGGCAAGGGAATGATACTGAGGAGCACGAGGGAGATGGACCATTGGGGCCGTTGTAAGATGATGCCTGTGAATATTAAGTTGGTTGCTTGTGAAATGTGTAAAATGACAGAAATATTTGGGCTTATTGGAGTTTTTTTCAAGATGATGGCAATGTGATGATAAACACGCATACGGAATTCCTTTTTGGGTTGATGCGAACGATTGGAAGTCCACAAAATAACTCTTTGTGAACAGTGTTTTCTCGGGCAGGCCGTCATATTATTTTATCTCTTATCGAAAGCCAAAGCATATCCGATATACGGCCGCGCTTTTCATTCCCCAAACAGCACTGTTGGGAATAGATGGAGAACTGTTCTAGTGGATTAAATATCTCTCATAATCTAATGAACATGCATTTTTCAAAATACTACTACAACATGAAAGCGGCACCATCCTTCGAGGCCGTTCTTCCATTGAAGATATAAGAGCGAGCGAGTGAGTATACAAGCAACACGACTCATCATCCCTTCGTCATCCCTCAGGTTTCCATACTACATTTCTTCACAGATAACTTTTATGAATTTCCCCCACCTCTCGACGCACTCAACAATTTCTTCATAAGCGATCCTATGTCCCTGATGGACTTTGATAAGAGGGAAGATTTCCCTGTGTACTGTTCCACAATCTTTACACTTCATCCGCACCCGCTCATACGCTTGCTCGCTCAGTGGATGTGAAGCACATCGCTCGGAAAGCTCAAGATGTACCAATCGTTCCCAACGTTTCATAGCCGGTAAGGGCGGGGTTCTATGGGTGGTTGCTCCCGGGAGGAAGGATGTAGTCAAGGTGTCGGAGCGATGCAGTGAGGACGTAACACTAGGGCGTGTGGAAACGGAAGGGCGAGGGAATATGTCAAGAAGTGTAGGCCTTTTGGATTGGCATCCTAAACTTAACATCAGTCAAGAAGCCGTCGACCTAGGAGACCAGGAGCTTACGGTTGGTCCACTGACCAATGCGTCTTGGAACATTATCTGTCCTTCCGACTTTGTAGAATGAAAGCTCGCTGGTTTCCAGGTCTTGAAGGAAATCATATCAGCTCGATTAGAGAAGACGCTTCAGCCCCATCCTACCTTTAAGCTCATAAGCATATAAGAAACCAGCACACTCCTATGATATGGCTTGCGTCAGTGTCTGAACCACAATTGCAAACGGATTTATTTTGCTTACCTTGGGTGTCAATTTAGTCTCCATAGTCATTCTCAATAACGTTTGTGTTTGTTGCCCCAAAGCTTCCGGTATATAATCTAGGTGACACTTAGCTTGCGCATTGCAATAGTTAGTTTGGCTCACCATCAAATTCAATCCAAACTCCGGAactatccctttctcttctccagtAAAAGCCCTTGGCGGTACATATCATACCTGCATGATCTTTACAATACCTTCCCATCACTTTTTCGCTTCTtgcatcttcatcgtccCCTTCCAGGGACACAGGTGCCACTGAGACATCTCTTATAGACAGATAGGGTGCTTTGGCCTTGACTAACCGCTTGCAAGGTTGACCTGTACGTGTGAATCCAGAACACTGTACAGAGCTTGAGTTAGATGTACAGGGCTTGTGCGGGGAATTTAACCTTTTGGTCTTACTGGGCGAGATGGTGGACGGCGTATTGGAGGAGCCTCTCCCCGTTGGAGAAGTAGATAaaggtgaaggagaagtTAGGAATGAACGCCTCAAATCTGATGTTGCCTTCATAGGCGTAGTGGATGATCGTGGTGTAACATTTTCCTTCGCCGGACCTGATGGGGGTGAATCAGAATGGTCTGAAATTTGGGTCAAGTCAATGACGGAGTCATGTCGGGCACCTTCAGGGGCTGAAAAAGGATGATTCGCCTGAAGAGATTTGCTTTTTGATGTaacctcttctttgttgTTAAGGGGGTttgccttgcctttttcgTTTACTGAAGCCGCGATCGCAGGACTCGTTTGCGGGCGCATTTTGGGAAACACGGGCTTGCCCATTACGCTCAAATTATGGACCACATTTCTATATGTATTTGAGGTCGGTCGTTCCTCTACAGCAGGTACACTGTCATCTCGAGAAACCGCAAGGTCTGGCGCGCGCTCTGAATGCGATGACTTCGTTAAGGGTGTATTTTGGAATGGAAAGCTGCCTTGAGAAGCGGTCACATTAGGAAGACCTGCACTATAGTGATGAGACGGCACGACGTCAGGAAGCGGCAAAGGAGGGAGCTGTTTGTTGTAATTGGGAGACGAAGAGGACGGTCGTGGGGCAGCTC
Proteins encoded in this region:
- a CDS encoding AMP deaminase produces the protein MSHSPDDPYTSHSPSPFPSPLPIPTPTYEHDLNGPPHAHSSPAFDYHEERRTHLKDEIWLSHHLPRLPPPSASEAGSSVRTDAGTSFKSRMAPGDYFDTSSPTGPGRQLSPKASFNPSVLRANMSNVEKGGEGMTMREQDAVPDVNDLGIALRQATLRLDKESTMLSPSGPEYGDLDPGPVLLHRQEKDAQERLDLEEENQEKELAMKAFTGEEGGQTQAQPQHPDVVQQGIGNELDSLYASFSRCLELRDKYLELSNQRLGDNPRDHDGTFHGFNPPSAGDVMGLKPEYDPEMAEIPGEAKDNIPTWNIYPPPPPPRWHWKAAQDGVHPEPALEDNNKRSAVYHKDAEVFNVEDCEIPGKDEGKTFEVNDEGVFTVYVDNVKAPAACDGQSPVYQANGQISDSDDKQPLSRVPRLKEYFTDLDFLLGVCSDGPAKSFAFRRLKYLQSKWSLYCLLNEYQELADMKAVPHRDFYNVRKVDTHIHHSASMNQKHLLRFIKSKLKKSPDEIVIHRDDKDLTLKQVFESLNLTAYDLSIDMLDMHAHQEFHRFDRFNDRYNPTGSSRLREIFLKTDNLLKGKYLAELTQELITDLEQSKYQHSEWRLSIYGRNMNEWDNLAKWVINNKLISHNVRWLIQVPRLYEVYKGQGLVDSFEDVVRNVFQPLFEVTQDPSSHPELHIFLQRVVGFDSVDDESKPERRLYRKFPTAKMWNTKQSPPYSYWIYYMYANMASLNAWRRSRGFNTFVLRPHCGEAGDPDHLSSAFLTAHSISHGILLRKVPALQYLFYLKQIGLAMSPLSNNALFLTYERNPFKDFFRTGLNVSLSTDDPLQFHFTASHLLEEYSCAAQIYKLTPADMCELARNSVLQSGWEMQVKKHWLGQRWYLPGAAGNDIHKTNVPTIRLAYRHATLLEELALIHHGKHSPSATPTHLKPPTTIKPEKPGLPKHSSDVGAVAMAMSSGVPVAHLVGGASELDRRSLERKRAISGADKQAEVPDTAS
- a CDS encoding sorting nexin-41, coding for MDSDTSPNPFASSPASSPSPLPSLPPPVPRKPSSLISAASGSPPPTHRASFPDPSRHPKMGATVPGPKPKTDFCCSIDKDISTGEQVHIVDALKTTEGGTASYITYVIRLGTHTVRRRYSAFLSLHQALTGLYPVLIIPPIPSKQSLTDYAVKGQSKAREDATIIARRKRLLEDFLKRLIRHPILGGEHVLHRFLEEDVSWSEVLHSPPISLLSKNPLHAPSHNPTFQPTSPTSPSEAPATTSYIAHHLLPTPSPSHPLRQPDQRFMDSEAFTEKFQSHFSGTMEKVNRRVTKRWGERAHDMSELGGIWNGFSLLEQGKLGEAIEKVGRAVDADYLATAALLQSWEKTTTEPLHIYSQFATLIRARLSFRHQKHVQYELVQEALETQRDKLEILENAEREAKRLEEALERGGNVLTGPQVEPVPARDEQERAQRRARATQGFGLLSAVKHSLSGMIDMDPEATRRANIAKTRDNISQLEDSYQAAAQDLKYASMTLQADLDRFQRQKVADLREMAINLSQVHKDWCKQNLEAWKAAQAAVREIDLHPNRPPQTQPQSEQSHAGPSSTALHPHQLEEDVSKFDDVDTMKNETEKMEIADKPLPKQPPLTVTAGDGAVSSPPQPGQGNDTEEHEGDGPLGPL